One genomic window of Microbacterium testaceum StLB037 includes the following:
- a CDS encoding carbohydrate ABC transporter permease, whose protein sequence is MSGVLDEAPVVLAAGASPRAGAGRPAEKRRRSRLSRGDTLIGYLFVAPQVIGILAFVILPLALILYYNFHEWNVLANTFRFVGTENVERLFSDPKVAPVLGATAVFSIGLVIGNLGLALLLAVLLNRKVRGITFFRTLFFSPVVVSLVAWTIVWGFLLQDDGGINGLLAMIGVDGPNWLREGPTAMISVIVVQVFKNVGLNMILFLSALQGVPKEVTEAASIDGAGKAAIFGRITLPLISPTILLTTIITIVGSLQVFAQIAVLTQGGPGISTTVLVYYLFQQAFEFHRFGYGSTLALVLFVIVLLLTIVQWQLRKRWVFYEN, encoded by the coding sequence ATGAGCGGAGTCCTCGACGAGGCCCCCGTGGTCCTGGCCGCCGGCGCGTCACCGCGCGCCGGGGCCGGGCGCCCGGCGGAGAAGCGGCGTCGTAGCCGCCTCTCCCGCGGTGACACGCTGATCGGCTATCTCTTCGTCGCTCCGCAGGTCATCGGCATCCTGGCTTTCGTGATCCTGCCGCTGGCTCTGATCCTCTACTACAACTTCCACGAGTGGAACGTGCTCGCGAACACGTTCCGGTTCGTCGGCACGGAGAATGTCGAGCGGCTTTTCTCCGACCCGAAGGTCGCACCGGTCCTCGGAGCGACGGCGGTGTTCAGCATCGGTCTCGTGATCGGAAACCTCGGCCTCGCACTGCTTCTCGCGGTGCTGCTCAACCGCAAGGTCCGCGGTATCACGTTCTTCCGGACCCTGTTCTTCTCGCCCGTCGTCGTCTCGCTGGTCGCATGGACGATCGTGTGGGGGTTCCTGCTCCAGGACGACGGTGGTATCAACGGTCTGCTCGCGATGATCGGCGTCGACGGGCCGAACTGGCTCCGCGAGGGCCCCACGGCGATGATCAGCGTGATCGTCGTCCAGGTCTTCAAGAACGTGGGCCTGAACATGATCCTGTTCCTGTCGGCACTCCAGGGTGTCCCCAAAGAGGTGACCGAGGCGGCATCCATCGACGGCGCCGGCAAGGCGGCGATCTTCGGGCGCATCACGCTTCCGCTGATCTCTCCGACGATCCTGCTGACGACCATCATCACGATCGTGGGGTCGCTGCAGGTGTTCGCGCAGATCGCCGTGTTGACGCAGGGCGGACCGGGGATCTCCACGACCGTGCTCGTCTACTACCTCTTCCAGCAGGCGTTCGAGTTCCACCGGTTCGGCTACGGCTCGACTCTCGCGCTCGTCTTGTTCGTCATCGTCCTGCTCCTGACCATCGTGCAGTGGCAGCTCCGCAAGAGATGGGTCTTCTATGAGAACTGA
- a CDS encoding carbohydrate ABC transporter permease, protein MRTERRPAVRVLFYIGMSLLAIPFVFPTWWMITSSFKPIGEIFAFPPTLWPQNPTIQPYIDALTEQPFLLQYWNSMYIAVVVTVATMVFSAMAGYAFARIRFPGVNFLFVIVLVGLLVPSEVTIVPLFQMFNQLGLVNTHWPLLLVSTFGAPSVLATFIMRQFFVTLPVELEEAARLDGLHRAAIWWRIAMPLAKASLGAVAIFTFLHTWNLYLEPTVYLQSPDLFTLPQALTRYTDAYGGQMWNVQLAAATMTAVPVLIVFIFAQRQFVEGLAQTGLKG, encoded by the coding sequence ATGAGAACTGAGCGGCGACCCGCCGTGCGGGTCCTCTTCTACATCGGGATGTCGCTGCTCGCGATCCCGTTCGTCTTCCCGACCTGGTGGATGATCACCTCGTCCTTCAAACCGATCGGCGAGATCTTCGCCTTCCCGCCGACCCTGTGGCCACAGAACCCGACGATCCAGCCGTACATCGACGCCCTCACCGAACAGCCGTTCCTGCTGCAGTACTGGAACAGCATGTACATCGCGGTCGTGGTGACGGTGGCGACGATGGTGTTCTCCGCCATGGCGGGATACGCCTTTGCGCGGATCCGATTCCCCGGGGTGAACTTCCTCTTCGTCATCGTCCTCGTGGGACTGCTCGTGCCCTCCGAGGTGACCATCGTTCCGCTGTTCCAGATGTTCAATCAGCTCGGGCTGGTCAACACGCACTGGCCGCTCCTGCTGGTGTCGACCTTCGGGGCTCCGAGCGTGCTGGCGACGTTCATCATGCGTCAGTTCTTCGTGACGTTGCCGGTCGAGCTGGAGGAAGCCGCCCGTCTCGACGGCCTGCACCGCGCGGCGATCTGGTGGAGGATCGCGATGCCGCTCGCGAAGGCGTCGCTGGGAGCGGTGGCCATCTTCACGTTCCTTCACACGTGGAATCTGTACCTGGAGCCGACGGTCTACCTCCAGAGTCCCGACCTCTTCACGCTGCCCCAAGCGCTCACCCGGTACACGGACGCGTACGGCGGCCAGATGTGGAACGTCCAGCTGGCGGCAGCGACCATGACGGCGGTGCCGGTGCTGATCGTGTTCATCTTCGCGCAGCGGCAGTTCGTCGAGGGCCTTGCCCAGACGGGCTTGAAGGGCTGA
- a CDS encoding polysaccharide lyase family 8 super-sandwich domain-containing protein produces the protein MFTISMKRATTATVALAMITGALVAFPSDARASATPTTTVVGATASVDTAAEFATLREKYATMLTGGAIFDTTAPDISARIAAITASGQQSWDSMKKNADRNRLWDDSPLGTDSAGVTRTYEHLRSMALAYATHGSTLEGNAQLEADLIDGLDWMNTNAYYAHGPSYQNWWHWQIGAPLALNDIVALVYDDLTSTQISNYMAAVSFYQPSVTMTGANRLWESQVIAISGILAQDATRVAAGRDGLSALFPYVTSGDGFTRDGSFVQHDFYAYNGGYGTSLLSGIADLLYLLNGSTWDVTDPQRSNVSEWIYNAFEPFLYQGNMMDMVRGREISRYGVQDDDAAVPVVASILRLSQVSSAPDAAAFKSMIKAWLAVDADKTFLSQVSVDLIARAKAIQDDSSVPLRDELVFNRQFTGMDRTVHARPGYRFGISMASSRIAAYEAINAENAKGWHTGDGMTYLYNGDLGQYNDDFWPTVDSYRLPGTTVLKNTPQKARTRTDRSWVGGASVLGQYGVTGMDLHTIDRTLEAKKSWFMFDDEIVALGAGITSTDGIGTETIVENRKLNAAGDNALTVDGATEPATLGWSDTLAGVDRVHLAGSVAGSDIGYYFPGGATVSGLREQRTGNWKQLNSSSQWGNSTPITRNYLSLSLDHGSNPTDGAYSYVLLPNKTSAQVDSYASNPDITILENSPSAQAVRENGLNVTGINFWKDEVTTAGGVTSDRKASVMVSKTAGTLDVSVADPTQKNVGQLYLSLDTPATGVISHDPEVTVLQYTPTVKLKVNVNKAGGKDFHVALSLDGTQQPNPAPIAIPSTYEAETLPVNALTKSLSVATVANASGGKRIQVHNSVVGDYIEFDLDVPQAGTYDVVARALKVSDNGIYQLSVDGTNVGAPQDFFWSTNVAQRDQTFGSYTFTKPGSYLVRLTTTGKNASASGMKLALDYLKLVPTAGG, from the coding sequence ATGTTCACCATTTCGATGAAACGAGCGACGACGGCGACCGTCGCGCTCGCGATGATCACAGGAGCGCTTGTGGCCTTCCCCTCCGACGCGCGCGCGAGCGCCACGCCCACGACGACGGTCGTCGGGGCGACGGCCTCCGTCGACACGGCGGCGGAGTTCGCCACCCTGCGCGAGAAGTACGCGACCATGCTGACCGGCGGAGCGATCTTCGACACCACCGCCCCCGACATCTCGGCGCGGATCGCCGCGATCACGGCATCCGGTCAGCAGTCCTGGGACTCGATGAAGAAGAACGCGGACCGCAACCGCCTCTGGGACGACTCGCCGTTGGGCACCGACTCCGCGGGCGTGACCCGGACCTACGAACACCTCCGGTCGATGGCGCTCGCGTACGCGACCCACGGCTCGACGTTGGAGGGGAACGCGCAGCTCGAAGCCGACCTCATCGACGGCCTGGACTGGATGAACACGAACGCCTACTACGCTCACGGCCCGTCGTACCAGAACTGGTGGCACTGGCAGATCGGCGCACCGCTCGCGCTGAACGACATCGTGGCGCTCGTCTACGACGACCTCACCAGCACGCAGATCTCGAACTACATGGCGGCGGTCAGCTTCTACCAACCCTCCGTGACGATGACCGGGGCGAACCGTCTGTGGGAGAGCCAGGTCATCGCCATCTCGGGGATCCTCGCCCAAGACGCCACGCGCGTCGCGGCGGGCCGCGACGGCCTCAGCGCGCTCTTCCCGTACGTCACCTCCGGCGACGGGTTCACGCGGGACGGGTCGTTCGTCCAGCACGACTTCTACGCCTACAACGGCGGCTACGGCACCTCGCTGCTCTCCGGCATCGCCGACCTGCTGTACCTGCTCAACGGGTCCACGTGGGACGTCACCGACCCCCAGCGATCGAACGTGAGCGAGTGGATCTACAACGCCTTCGAGCCGTTCCTGTATCAGGGGAACATGATGGACATGGTCCGCGGACGGGAGATAAGCCGCTACGGCGTGCAGGACGACGATGCCGCGGTGCCGGTCGTGGCATCCATCCTCCGTCTCTCTCAGGTGTCGTCCGCCCCGGATGCCGCCGCCTTCAAGAGCATGATCAAGGCCTGGCTGGCGGTGGATGCGGACAAGACCTTCCTGAGCCAGGTCTCGGTGGACCTCATCGCGAGGGCCAAGGCGATCCAGGACGACTCCTCCGTTCCACTGCGAGACGAGCTCGTCTTCAACCGGCAGTTCACCGGCATGGACCGCACCGTGCACGCGCGACCGGGATACCGCTTCGGGATCAGCATGGCGTCGAGCCGCATCGCCGCGTACGAGGCGATCAATGCGGAGAACGCGAAGGGATGGCACACCGGCGACGGGATGACCTACCTCTACAACGGTGACCTCGGTCAGTACAACGACGATTTCTGGCCGACCGTCGACAGCTACCGGCTGCCCGGAACGACGGTCCTGAAGAATACGCCGCAGAAGGCGCGCACCCGCACGGACAGATCGTGGGTCGGCGGTGCGAGCGTCCTGGGTCAGTACGGCGTCACCGGGATGGACCTGCACACGATCGATCGGACGCTGGAGGCCAAGAAGTCGTGGTTCATGTTCGATGACGAGATCGTGGCCCTGGGGGCGGGAATCACCAGCACCGACGGAATCGGCACCGAGACGATCGTCGAGAACCGCAAGCTCAACGCGGCGGGCGACAACGCCCTGACCGTGGACGGCGCGACCGAGCCCGCCACCCTCGGCTGGTCGGACACCCTGGCGGGGGTCGACCGTGTGCACCTGGCGGGGAGCGTCGCCGGTTCCGACATCGGCTACTACTTCCCCGGGGGTGCGACCGTGAGCGGCCTCCGCGAGCAGCGCACGGGGAACTGGAAGCAGCTCAACTCGTCGTCGCAGTGGGGGAACTCCACCCCCATCACGCGGAACTACCTCTCGCTTTCGCTCGACCACGGTAGCAACCCCACCGATGGCGCCTATTCGTACGTGCTGCTGCCGAACAAGACGAGCGCGCAGGTCGACAGTTACGCCTCGAACCCCGACATCACCATCCTCGAGAACTCCCCCTCCGCCCAGGCCGTGCGCGAGAACGGTCTGAACGTCACGGGCATCAACTTCTGGAAGGACGAGGTCACGACCGCCGGAGGCGTCACCTCCGACCGGAAGGCCTCGGTCATGGTGAGCAAGACCGCGGGGACCCTCGACGTCTCGGTGGCCGATCCGACGCAGAAGAACGTCGGTCAGCTCTACCTCTCGCTCGACACCCCGGCCACCGGCGTGATCTCCCACGATCCGGAGGTGACCGTCCTGCAGTACACGCCGACGGTAAAGCTCAAGGTGAACGTCAACAAGGCGGGTGGCAAGGACTTCCACGTCGCGTTGTCGCTCGACGGCACGCAGCAGCCCAACCCGGCGCCGATCGCGATTCCGAGCACCTACGAGGCCGAGACCCTCCCGGTCAACGCGCTGACGAAGTCCCTCTCCGTCGCCACCGTCGCGAACGCGAGCGGCGGGAAGAGGATCCAGGTCCACAACTCCGTCGTGGGCGACTACATCGAGTTCGACCTCGACGTTCCGCAGGCCGGCACGTACGACGTCGTCGCACGGGCTCTCAAGGTGAGCGACAACGGGATCTACCAGTTATCGGTCGACGGGACGAACGTGGGAGCCCCGCAGGACTTCTTCTGGAGCACGAATGTCGCGCAGCGCGATCAGACGTTCGGCTCCTACACATTCACGAAGCCGGGTAGCTACCTCGTACGGCTGACGACGACGGGAAAGAATGCGAGCGCCTCGGGGATGAAACTGGCGCTCGACTATCTGAAGCTGGTGCCGACCGCGGGCGGCTAG
- a CDS encoding glycerate kinase encodes MRVVLAPDSFKGSATADEVVHALAAGLRRADRSIETVARPMADGGEGTLAAFLTATAGAVRHRLVVDGPAGPARASWVELPDRTGVVELAAVSGIELLAGSLRPWDAHTIGVGQAIAAALDQGVERLLVGIGSSASTDAGTGLLTALGARFLTAEGRPAAPGARGLRSVAAIDVSRLRELPVGGVSVLCDVQSPLVGEAGAARVFGPQKGFTDAECRRVDADLRMVATLISRALPAARPNAPGAGAAGGAGFALSAWGGVMQSGAAAVADRVGLVAALADADLVVTGEGRFDGQSARGKVAQFVRDAAAEAGVPVAVVAGQVSMDADTSGFAQVVSLTDLAGSGVDARRDPTRWLRRAGRVLAERLRP; translated from the coding sequence GTGAGGGTCGTCCTCGCCCCTGACAGCTTCAAGGGTTCCGCGACGGCGGACGAGGTGGTTCACGCGCTCGCCGCGGGACTTCGGCGCGCCGATCGCTCGATCGAGACGGTGGCGCGCCCGATGGCGGACGGCGGCGAGGGCACGCTCGCGGCCTTCCTCACCGCCACGGCCGGCGCCGTCCGGCATCGGCTCGTCGTCGACGGACCCGCCGGCCCCGCTCGGGCCTCCTGGGTGGAGCTCCCCGATCGGACCGGCGTCGTCGAGTTGGCCGCGGTCAGCGGCATCGAGCTTCTCGCCGGATCGCTCCGCCCGTGGGACGCCCACACGATCGGCGTGGGGCAGGCCATCGCCGCCGCCCTCGACCAGGGTGTCGAGCGACTCCTCGTGGGCATCGGGTCGTCGGCGAGCACGGATGCCGGAACGGGGCTGTTGACCGCGCTCGGGGCGCGATTCCTCACCGCGGAAGGTCGGCCGGCCGCCCCGGGAGCGCGCGGGCTCCGCTCCGTGGCCGCGATCGACGTCTCGAGGCTGCGTGAGCTTCCGGTAGGAGGAGTGAGCGTGCTCTGCGACGTGCAGAGTCCTCTCGTGGGAGAAGCAGGCGCCGCTCGGGTGTTCGGGCCGCAGAAAGGCTTCACCGACGCCGAGTGTCGGCGCGTCGACGCGGATCTTCGTATGGTCGCGACGCTGATCTCGCGCGCGCTTCCCGCCGCCCGGCCGAACGCGCCGGGGGCCGGTGCCGCGGGAGGAGCCGGTTTCGCGCTCTCCGCGTGGGGCGGCGTGATGCAATCGGGAGCGGCCGCGGTGGCCGACCGCGTGGGACTCGTGGCGGCGCTCGCCGACGCGGACCTCGTCGTGACCGGCGAGGGGCGCTTCGACGGGCAGTCCGCACGCGGCAAGGTCGCGCAGTTCGTCCGAGACGCCGCCGCCGAGGCCGGAGTGCCCGTGGCCGTCGTCGCCGGTCAGGTGTCGATGGACGCCGATACGTCCGGCTTCGCGCAGGTCGTGTCCCTGACCGATCTCGCCGGCTCGGGCGTCGACGCCCGACGCGACCCGACGCGCTGGCTGCGCCGGGCCGGACGGGTGCTGGCCGAGCGCCTGCGCCCCTGA
- a CDS encoding sugar phosphate isomerase/epimerase family protein → MSTHPRLSINQATIKHADLRTALELTVAAGYEAIGLWREPVAEVGLATACAMLRDSGLRFTTSCRAGFFTGAGSFDDNRRAIDETAALAASGAPGSTPTLVIVAGGLPSGSRDLAGARERVREAIGELVPHAREAGVTLAIEPLHPLYATDRCVVSTLDQALDLASPFAADEVGVTVDTFHVFWDPGAIAAIERAGREGRIATYQVCDWKTPLASDVLLSRHYPGDGVIDFAALTRAVEATGYDRDIEVEIFHADIWARHPRVVLAETARAFEEVVAPHLLRAPVPADRRGTTA, encoded by the coding sequence GTGAGCACTCACCCGCGTCTGTCGATCAACCAGGCGACCATCAAGCACGCGGACCTCCGCACTGCGCTGGAGCTGACGGTCGCCGCGGGTTACGAGGCGATCGGACTGTGGCGCGAACCGGTGGCCGAGGTCGGCCTCGCGACCGCATGCGCGATGCTGAGGGACTCGGGACTGCGCTTCACGACATCGTGTCGCGCCGGGTTCTTCACCGGGGCGGGGTCATTCGACGACAACCGCCGGGCCATCGACGAGACCGCGGCACTGGCGGCGTCCGGAGCTCCGGGTTCCACACCGACGCTCGTCATCGTGGCCGGCGGGCTGCCGTCAGGGTCTCGCGACCTCGCCGGGGCTCGCGAGCGCGTGCGCGAGGCGATCGGCGAGCTCGTCCCGCATGCCCGCGAGGCCGGCGTCACGCTCGCGATCGAACCGCTGCATCCCCTGTACGCGACCGACCGATGCGTCGTGTCGACCCTCGATCAGGCGCTCGATCTCGCGAGCCCGTTCGCGGCGGACGAGGTGGGTGTGACGGTCGACACCTTCCACGTGTTCTGGGATCCGGGAGCGATCGCCGCGATCGAGCGGGCGGGACGCGAGGGGCGCATCGCCACGTACCAGGTGTGCGATTGGAAGACCCCGCTCGCCTCCGACGTGCTCCTGAGCCGCCACTACCCCGGCGACGGCGTGATCGACTTCGCCGCCCTCACGCGCGCCGTCGAGGCGACGGGGTACGACCGCGACATCGAGGTCGAGATCTTCCACGCCGACATCTGGGCGCGGCACCCGCGGGTCGTCCTGGCCGAGACCGCACGCGCGTTCGAGGAGGTCGTCGCCCCGCATCTGCTCCGCGCTCCGGTTCCGGCCGACCGCCGCGGGACCACCGCGTGA
- a CDS encoding DUF993 family protein → MTGLRLLQPEGRVTRTELNPAPPWQLPTSPLESRVVYAAAHVVPVAWADNTPGAPARIDWDATLDFRRFLYSWGLGVADAMDTAQRNMGLDSAATRELIARSAGVAREEGGSLVVGVNTDHLDATSAPLSRIVDAYVQQLEFAEEQGADAVLMASRHLARTATSAHDYRRVYREVLSRASRPVVLHWLGEAFDQELAGYFGSARWEDAASTLLEIIEESVDRVGGVKMSLLDADAERWVRARLPEGVRMFTGDDFHYVDLLDDAEPAPGSIRTHSDALLGAFAAIAPAASAAIQALDAGDHATYRAVLDPTTPLSRHLFAAPTHFYKTGVAFLSWLNGHQPAFQMVGGLHSARSLPHLSRIVELANTANVLEHPERAASRWHALLRVNGADA, encoded by the coding sequence ATGACCGGACTTCGACTGCTCCAGCCGGAGGGCCGGGTCACCCGGACCGAGCTGAATCCTGCGCCGCCCTGGCAGCTGCCGACCTCGCCGCTGGAGAGCAGGGTCGTGTACGCGGCCGCGCACGTCGTGCCCGTCGCGTGGGCGGACAACACCCCCGGCGCGCCCGCGCGCATCGATTGGGACGCGACGCTCGACTTCCGGCGCTTTCTCTACTCGTGGGGTCTCGGGGTCGCCGATGCGATGGACACCGCGCAACGCAACATGGGGCTCGACTCCGCCGCGACCCGCGAGCTGATCGCTCGGTCCGCGGGGGTCGCGCGCGAGGAAGGCGGCTCGCTGGTCGTGGGGGTCAACACCGATCATCTCGATGCCACGAGTGCTCCCCTCTCGCGAATCGTCGACGCCTACGTCCAGCAGCTCGAGTTCGCGGAGGAACAGGGAGCGGATGCCGTGCTCATGGCATCCCGTCACCTTGCGCGCACCGCTACCTCGGCGCACGACTACCGCCGCGTGTACCGCGAGGTCCTGAGCCGTGCGTCACGTCCCGTCGTGCTGCACTGGCTCGGGGAGGCGTTCGATCAGGAGCTGGCGGGGTACTTCGGCTCAGCACGCTGGGAGGACGCGGCTTCCACGCTGCTCGAGATCATCGAGGAGAGCGTCGATCGCGTGGGCGGGGTCAAGATGAGCCTGCTCGACGCCGACGCGGAGCGGTGGGTCCGCGCGCGATTGCCGGAGGGCGTCCGCATGTTCACAGGCGACGACTTCCACTACGTCGACCTGCTCGACGACGCCGAGCCGGCGCCAGGGAGCATTCGCACCCATTCCGATGCCCTCCTCGGAGCGTTCGCCGCCATCGCCCCCGCCGCCTCCGCGGCGATCCAAGCTCTCGACGCCGGCGACCACGCGACATACCGGGCCGTGCTGGATCCCACCACGCCGCTGAGCCGGCACCTGTTCGCGGCCCCGACCCACTTCTACAAGACGGGGGTGGCTTTCCTCTCGTGGCTCAACGGGCACCAGCCGGCTTTCCAGATGGTCGGTGGCCTGCACTCCGCGCGGAGCCTTCCCCACCTTTCGCGGATCGTCGAGCTGGCGAACACGGCGAACGTCCTCGAGCACCCCGAGCGGGCGGCATCCCGCTGGCACGCCCTTCTGCGCGTGAACGGAGCGGACGCGTGA
- a CDS encoding Gfo/Idh/MocA family protein, protein MTLPTDTTVRTREIGVILNGATGRMGYRQHLVRSILAIRDAGGIDLPDGSRATVKPLLVGRNRETLAELAARHDIEDFTTDLDAALADPRWEIYADFLVTKARATALRKAIAAGKTIYTEKPTAESLDEALELARLAADAGVKTGVVHDKLYLPGLQKLKRLIDSGFFGRILSVRGEFGYWVFEGDWQRAQRPSWNYRAEDGGGIIVDMFPHWNYVLENLFGPVRSVYAEAATHIPDRWDESGAHYTATAEDAAYGIFELEGGIIAQINSSWTVRVHRDELVEFHVDGTHGSAVVGLFGAEIQPRNATPKPVWNPDLEDTHDYAADWQRLPDNDVFLNGFRQQWQDFLVSYVQETPYAFDLLAGARGVQLAEAGLRSSREGRKVALETLTTVSGSVAR, encoded by the coding sequence ATGACCCTTCCCACCGACACGACCGTCCGTACCCGCGAGATCGGCGTCATCCTGAACGGCGCCACAGGACGCATGGGCTACCGCCAGCACCTCGTGCGCTCGATCCTCGCGATTCGCGACGCCGGCGGAATCGACCTCCCCGACGGGTCCCGGGCGACGGTGAAGCCGCTGCTCGTCGGCCGCAACCGCGAGACCCTCGCCGAGCTCGCTGCCCGACACGACATCGAGGACTTCACCACGGATCTGGATGCCGCTCTCGCGGACCCCCGCTGGGAGATCTACGCCGACTTCCTCGTGACGAAAGCGCGCGCGACGGCGCTGCGCAAGGCGATCGCAGCGGGCAAGACCATCTACACCGAGAAGCCCACCGCGGAGAGCCTGGACGAAGCCCTGGAGCTCGCCCGTCTCGCGGCGGACGCCGGGGTCAAGACCGGCGTCGTGCACGACAAGCTCTATCTGCCGGGGCTGCAGAAGCTGAAGCGCCTGATCGACTCCGGGTTCTTCGGACGCATCCTGTCGGTCCGCGGCGAGTTCGGCTACTGGGTCTTCGAGGGCGACTGGCAGCGCGCCCAGCGCCCGAGCTGGAACTACCGTGCCGAGGACGGTGGCGGCATCATCGTCGACATGTTCCCGCACTGGAACTACGTGCTGGAGAACCTGTTCGGCCCCGTGCGGAGCGTGTACGCGGAAGCCGCCACGCACATCCCGGACCGCTGGGACGAGTCGGGGGCGCACTACACGGCTACCGCCGAGGATGCGGCCTACGGCATCTTTGAGCTCGAGGGCGGGATCATCGCGCAGATCAACTCCTCGTGGACCGTCCGCGTCCATCGCGACGAACTGGTCGAGTTCCACGTCGACGGAACGCACGGCTCCGCCGTCGTCGGCCTGTTCGGCGCCGAGATCCAGCCACGCAACGCCACACCCAAGCCCGTGTGGAACCCCGACCTCGAGGACACGCACGACTACGCCGCCGACTGGCAACGCCTGCCCGACAACGACGTCTTCCTCAACGGTTTCCGCCAGCAGTGGCAGGACTTCCTCGTCTCGTACGTCCAGGAGACGCCGTACGCGTTCGACCTCCTCGCCGGCGCGCGCGGCGTGCAGCTGGCCGAGGCGGGCCTTCGTTCGAGCCGCGAGGGGCGGAAGGTCGCGCTGGAGACCCTGACGACGGTGTCCGGGAGCGTCGCCCGATGA